In Rahnella sikkimica, the following are encoded in one genomic region:
- a CDS encoding isochorismatase family protein, with the protein MTHSALLNIDVQRSFEQKDFWQQDDLPAFSQALIRLIDGCQTRDIPVIDVFHVNPDGVFSLDSGLVTPMAFLTHQPQHVVHKHVHNSLTESGLDAWLRERGITHLIIAGMRTEQCCETTARVASDLGYTVTFVTEATLTFPMTHASGVTLSAADIKLRTELVLADRFATIADVDGALAELDHAV; encoded by the coding sequence ATGACCCACAGCGCCCTGTTAAATATCGACGTACAACGTTCTTTCGAACAAAAAGACTTCTGGCAGCAGGATGATTTACCGGCTTTCAGCCAGGCATTAATCCGCCTGATCGATGGCTGTCAGACCCGCGACATTCCCGTTATCGACGTGTTTCACGTTAACCCGGACGGCGTGTTTTCGCTCGATTCCGGGCTGGTCACGCCGATGGCTTTTCTCACCCATCAGCCACAACACGTCGTCCATAAGCATGTTCACAATTCCCTGACCGAATCCGGCCTCGACGCGTGGCTGCGCGAACGCGGCATCACGCATCTGATTATCGCCGGAATGCGTACCGAACAATGCTGTGAAACCACGGCGCGCGTGGCGTCTGATCTGGGCTACACGGTGACGTTTGTTACCGAAGCGACGCTGACGTTTCCGATGACCCACGCCAGCGGCGTGACGCTGAGCGCGGCTGACATCAAATTGCGCACTGAGCTGGTGCTGGCCGACCGTTTTGCCACGATTGCGGATGTGGACGGTGCACTGGCGGAACTCGATCACGCTGTGTGA
- the idnD gene encoding L-idonate 5-dehydrogenase has product MTIATQSCVVTGKKDVSVIGQTLDYTGQGTLVKMTRGGICGSDLHYYEHGQVGDFKVREAMVLGHEVVGVVEKSDNPRLQPGQKVALNPSKPCKTCKYCLSGDENQCTTMKFFGSAMYFPHINGAFTQYKIVDSDQCIPYDHQVSDRLMVFAEPLAVAIHAVNQAGDIRGKTVFVSGVGPIGCLIVLAAKAKGAAEIVVTDPSERCRTLALAVGASQALDAAQGDFSAYQAEKGFFDVSFDASGHPSSIRRCLEVTRARGTLVQVGMGPVVNEFPLMMLIAKEINWVGSFRFTEEFNTAVEWLANKTVDPMPLLSAEFPQQDLVEALEFALDKSRASKVQLVF; this is encoded by the coding sequence ATGACAATTGCCACTCAATCCTGCGTAGTGACCGGGAAAAAAGACGTCTCGGTGATCGGCCAGACCCTCGACTATACCGGCCAGGGCACGCTGGTGAAGATGACCCGCGGCGGCATCTGCGGCTCTGATTTGCATTACTATGAGCACGGCCAGGTCGGGGATTTCAAAGTCCGCGAAGCGATGGTTCTCGGGCACGAAGTGGTCGGCGTGGTGGAAAAATCGGATAACCCGCGTTTGCAGCCGGGCCAGAAAGTCGCGCTGAACCCCAGCAAGCCGTGCAAAACCTGCAAATATTGCCTTTCCGGTGATGAAAACCAGTGCACCACCATGAAATTCTTCGGCAGCGCGATGTATTTCCCGCACATCAACGGCGCGTTCACGCAGTATAAAATCGTCGACAGCGACCAGTGCATTCCTTACGACCATCAGGTCAGCGACCGGCTGATGGTTTTCGCTGAACCGCTGGCGGTGGCCATTCACGCGGTGAATCAGGCCGGGGATATTCGCGGCAAAACGGTGTTTGTTTCCGGCGTCGGCCCGATTGGCTGCCTGATCGTGCTGGCGGCTAAAGCCAAAGGCGCGGCTGAAATTGTGGTGACTGATCCGAGCGAACGCTGCCGTACGCTGGCGCTGGCGGTCGGTGCCAGCCAGGCGCTCGACGCCGCGCAGGGTGATTTCTCCGCGTATCAGGCCGAAAAGGGCTTTTTCGACGTGTCTTTCGACGCCTCCGGCCACCCTTCTTCTATCCGCCGCTGTCTGGAAGTCACCCGCGCGCGCGGCACGCTGGTGCAGGTTGGCATGGGGCCGGTGGTCAATGAATTCCCGCTGATGATGCTGATTGCGAAAGAAATTAACTGGGTCGGCAGCTTCCGTTTCACCGAAGAATTCAATACAGCGGTGGAATGGCTGGCGAATAAAACCGTTGACCCGATGCCGCTGCTTTCCGCCGAATTCCCGCAACAGGATCTGGTGGAAGCGCTGGAGTTTGCGCTGGATAAATCCAGAGCGTCGAAAGTTCAGCTGGTTTTCTAG
- a CDS encoding DJ-1/PfpI family protein: protein MVKDNAKKQVALLLADGFEEGEAVIVLDILERLEIQVTTLACQKSLTLRTYHGIQMQANELLSAQGERWYDAVVMPGGPEGSVALAASKDVVEFVRRHDEAGKLICPLCSAAARVLGGNGLLKGRRYVCSGDLYKDVKDGVYVNQSFVEDGNLLSGKGLGLAFDFAFQLAYRLTGDAQTTNFQADHIDYHHWRADQKI, encoded by the coding sequence ATGGTGAAGGACAACGCGAAAAAGCAGGTCGCCCTGCTGCTGGCGGACGGATTCGAAGAAGGCGAAGCGGTGATCGTGCTCGATATTCTTGAGCGGCTGGAGATTCAGGTAACGACGCTGGCCTGCCAGAAAAGCCTGACGCTGCGCACCTATCATGGCATTCAGATGCAGGCCAATGAATTGCTGAGCGCACAGGGCGAGCGTTGGTATGACGCGGTGGTGATGCCCGGCGGGCCGGAAGGCTCGGTGGCGCTGGCGGCCAGCAAAGACGTCGTCGAATTTGTCCGCCGTCATGACGAAGCCGGAAAGTTGATTTGCCCGCTGTGTTCAGCGGCCGCGCGCGTTCTGGGCGGCAATGGCCTGCTGAAAGGGCGGCGCTATGTCTGTTCCGGCGATTTATACAAGGATGTCAAAGACGGCGTTTACGTGAATCAGTCATTCGTCGAAGACGGCAATTTGCTCAGCGGCAAAGGCTTAGGGCTGGCGTTTGATTTCGCTTTCCAGCTGGCGTATCGCCTGACCGGCGACGCCCAAACCACCAATTTTCAGGCCGATCACATCGATTATCACCACTGGCGGGCTGACCAGAAAATCTGA